In the genome of Microbacterium saperdae, one region contains:
- a CDS encoding primosomal protein N' family DNA-binding protein, with protein sequence MTAESRRIARVLLDSPLPQLDRLFDYSLPAELGDAPLGARIKVPLRTAGRVIDGYVVELGVEDDADRPLSEVDSVVSPVAVLPERLHRLARRVADRAAGSASDILRLVIPKRQVRVEKAWTGDSPVTAPDPEALAGATALLDAYDGLLDVLENHGRAAVEAIPGIRDDGPAWAALLAATAVQALGAGESSILIVPDHRDLDRLLTALAQIAPDETIIRYDSRQTNPQRYRSFLRTLEDAPCIVVGNRSAVYAPVRAGLVAIWDDGDPLLGEPLAPYVNARDAALLRQEQEESALLFVGHTRTTDVERLVAHGWLRDVRAARRVLPRVVLSTPQEMEQPTAQRLPSSAFLAARTAAAEGPVLVQVSRPGFSPSLVCAECRAPARCAHCGGPLGARHRGAVPVCGWCGRGARAWACPSCSSTKLRLASSGSERTADELGRAFPGVRVIVADSAHPVERVDAKPALVVATRGAEPLADGGYRAVVLLDGPRMLQAPDLRVGESCLRWWSNAAALAAPGAPVHLVGVDGGTARALATWNQAGYARSELESRAPLHMPPTARVALVEGTAAAVSRALIALGELALPPDAVLGPVPVESDDEPPRVRALVRFDYGAGSRVATVLRAAVVAEAVASRRGRGRNPRSALSVRLDILDPEL encoded by the coding sequence ATGACAGCGGAGAGCCGCCGCATCGCGCGGGTGCTCCTCGACTCACCGTTGCCGCAGCTGGACCGCCTCTTCGACTACTCGCTCCCCGCCGAACTCGGCGATGCTCCTCTGGGCGCGCGGATCAAGGTCCCGTTGCGCACCGCGGGGCGGGTGATCGACGGATACGTGGTCGAACTCGGTGTCGAAGACGATGCGGATCGTCCGCTCTCCGAGGTCGACAGCGTGGTGTCACCCGTCGCGGTGCTGCCCGAGCGACTGCACCGTCTCGCCAGACGTGTCGCCGACCGAGCAGCGGGGTCGGCGTCCGACATCCTCCGGCTCGTGATACCGAAGCGCCAGGTCCGGGTCGAGAAGGCGTGGACCGGCGATTCCCCCGTCACCGCTCCGGACCCGGAGGCGCTGGCGGGCGCCACCGCCCTGCTCGACGCCTACGACGGTCTGCTCGACGTTCTCGAGAATCACGGACGTGCAGCGGTGGAGGCGATTCCGGGAATCCGCGACGACGGGCCCGCCTGGGCCGCCCTGCTCGCAGCCACTGCCGTGCAGGCGCTGGGGGCGGGGGAGTCGTCGATCCTGATCGTCCCCGACCACCGCGATCTCGACCGGCTGCTCACGGCGCTCGCGCAGATCGCCCCCGATGAGACGATCATCCGCTACGACTCCCGGCAGACGAACCCTCAGCGGTACCGATCGTTCCTGCGCACGCTCGAGGATGCCCCCTGCATCGTCGTCGGCAACCGGTCCGCGGTCTACGCCCCGGTGCGCGCCGGACTCGTCGCGATCTGGGACGACGGCGACCCGCTTCTCGGCGAGCCTCTCGCGCCCTATGTCAACGCGCGCGATGCGGCGCTGTTGCGTCAGGAGCAGGAGGAGAGCGCCCTCCTGTTCGTCGGGCACACCCGGACGACCGATGTCGAGCGACTGGTCGCGCATGGGTGGCTGCGGGATGTGCGCGCGGCCCGACGTGTGCTTCCCCGTGTGGTGTTGAGCACGCCCCAGGAGATGGAGCAGCCGACCGCACAGCGCCTGCCCTCGTCGGCGTTCCTCGCGGCCCGCACGGCGGCGGCCGAGGGGCCGGTGCTCGTCCAGGTCTCCCGCCCGGGATTCTCGCCGTCGCTGGTGTGCGCCGAGTGCCGCGCGCCGGCCCGGTGCGCGCACTGCGGCGGTCCTCTGGGCGCCCGGCACCGTGGCGCAGTCCCGGTGTGCGGCTGGTGTGGACGGGGAGCACGGGCCTGGGCGTGCCCCTCGTGCTCATCGACGAAGCTGCGACTCGCCTCGTCCGGCAGCGAACGCACAGCCGACGAGCTCGGACGCGCGTTCCCCGGAGTGCGGGTGATCGTCGCCGACAGTGCGCATCCGGTCGAGCGCGTCGACGCGAAGCCGGCGCTCGTCGTCGCCACCCGCGGCGCCGAACCCCTCGCCGACGGCGGGTACCGGGCGGTCGTGCTCCTGGACGGTCCGCGCATGCTGCAGGCTCCCGACCTCCGTGTGGGGGAATCGTGCCTGCGCTGGTGGTCGAACGCGGCTGCCCTCGCCGCACCGGGAGCGCCCGTGCATCTGGTCGGCGTCGATGGCGGCACGGCACGCGCTCTCGCGACGTGGAACCAGGCGGGTTACGCGCGGTCGGAACTCGAGAGCAGAGCGCCTCTGCATATGCCGCCGACCGCCCGGGTCGCGTTGGTCGAGGGGACGGCAGCGGCGGTCTCCCGCGCGCTGATCGCACTCGGCGAACTCGCTCTCCCGCCCGATGCCGTGCTGGGGCCCGTACCGGTCGAGTCCGACGACGAGCCTCCGCGCGTGCGCGCACTCGTGCGTTTCGACTACGGCGCCGGCAGTCGCGTGGCGACCGTCCTGCGGGCGGCCGTGGTGGCCGAAGCGGTGGCCAGTCGCCGAGGGCGGGGGCGCAATCCGAGGAGCGCTCTCTCGGTTCGCCTCGATATCCTCGATCCAGAACTTTGA
- the fmt gene encoding methionyl-tRNA formyltransferase, whose product MRLVFAGTPSAAVPTLRRLARDHDIVAAVTRPDAPLGRKRVLTPSPVAQAAVELGIPVITAARLDEEATQRIAALQPELGVIVAYGGLVREPLLSTPDAGWINLHFSLLPQWRGAAPVQRALIAGDAQLGASVFQLVAELDAGDVFASRVVDVPTGATADLALEALAIDGAELTAAVVSGIAAGTARAVPQEGEPTFAPKLSLPDGLLDWSQPAEQVFARFRGVTPEPGAHTTIDGQRLKILEASPATDAEPLEPGAISAAKTAVLFGTATAPLAVTRVQPAGKGAMNAADWWRGQRAAEGVRAGS is encoded by the coding sequence ATGCGCCTCGTCTTCGCCGGCACGCCTTCTGCGGCCGTTCCCACCCTGCGTCGTCTGGCGCGGGACCACGACATCGTCGCGGCCGTCACCCGGCCCGATGCGCCGCTCGGGCGCAAGAGGGTCCTCACCCCGTCTCCGGTGGCGCAGGCCGCCGTGGAGCTCGGCATCCCCGTCATCACCGCGGCGCGGCTGGATGAGGAGGCGACGCAGCGCATCGCGGCACTCCAGCCGGAGCTGGGCGTGATCGTCGCCTACGGGGGATTGGTCCGTGAACCACTGCTGTCGACGCCGGATGCCGGATGGATCAACCTGCACTTCTCGCTGCTTCCGCAGTGGCGCGGTGCGGCACCGGTCCAGCGCGCGCTCATCGCGGGCGATGCGCAGCTGGGCGCGAGTGTCTTCCAGCTCGTGGCCGAGCTCGACGCGGGGGATGTGTTCGCTTCTCGCGTGGTCGATGTTCCGACGGGTGCGACCGCCGACCTCGCATTGGAGGCGCTGGCGATCGACGGAGCCGAGCTCACGGCCGCGGTCGTCTCCGGAATCGCTGCGGGCACGGCTCGAGCTGTTCCGCAGGAGGGCGAGCCGACGTTCGCCCCCAAGCTCTCGCTTCCCGACGGCCTCCTGGACTGGTCGCAGCCTGCGGAGCAGGTGTTCGCGCGCTTCCGCGGTGTGACACCCGAGCCCGGAGCCCACACCACGATCGACGGACAGCGCCTCAAGATCCTCGAGGCTTCACCCGCCACCGACGCCGAACCTCTCGAGCCCGGTGCCATCTCTGCCGCAAAGACGGCGGTGCTGTTCGGCACGGCCACCGCGCCGCTCGCCGTCACGCGCGTGCAGCCGGCCGGCAAGGGAGCCATGAACGCCGCGGACTGGTGGCGCGGCCAACGAGCAGCTGAAGGGGTGCGTGCCGGATCATGA
- a CDS encoding RsmB/NOP family class I SAM-dependent RNA methyltransferase: protein MSDGQQNRSNRRPQGRSGGGRPAGPPARGPRGPVRTVQAARRVAFDVLRAVSDSDAYANLVLPTAIAEAGLDPQDAALATELTYGTLRRRGTYDAIIAAAADRSTDDIDPVVLDALRLGVHQLLATRVASHAAVNESVNLVATEGGRGASSFANAVLRRVTRQTPEEWQEQIEREARSDDERLALRSAHPVWIIRALRRALAAEDRVDELEALLEADNVSPEVTLVALPGLAEPGEPRRPYAATAYGSPGGDPYRIVAGSGGTVRVQDEGSQLVALALAAAAPIGEGERWLDLCAGPGGKTALLAALAHPHGVIVEANEVIPTRARLVRNALRGVPGDVVVHEADGREFAASRPGEFDRILVDAPCTGLGALRRRPEARWRKSPADVAELVPLQVELLSAAVEALAPGGIVAYVTCSPHLAETTGVVQDVLRSREDLRVLDARAVVSGVALAPIDLADDGRSEPGTVQLWPHRHGTDAMFLALLQRTPQGE, encoded by the coding sequence ATGAGCGACGGTCAGCAGAACCGATCGAACAGGCGCCCTCAGGGGCGGTCCGGCGGCGGACGGCCGGCTGGTCCGCCGGCCCGGGGGCCACGGGGCCCGGTGCGCACGGTCCAGGCCGCGCGTCGGGTCGCCTTCGACGTGCTGCGCGCAGTATCCGACTCCGATGCCTACGCGAACCTCGTCCTGCCCACGGCGATCGCGGAGGCGGGGTTGGATCCGCAGGACGCGGCGCTCGCGACCGAGCTCACCTATGGCACGCTCCGGCGACGCGGCACCTACGACGCGATCATCGCCGCGGCCGCCGACCGCAGCACGGACGACATCGACCCGGTCGTGCTGGATGCGCTGCGCCTCGGTGTGCACCAGCTGCTCGCAACGCGGGTGGCATCTCACGCGGCGGTGAACGAGTCGGTCAACCTCGTCGCGACCGAGGGCGGTCGCGGGGCCTCGAGCTTCGCGAACGCGGTGCTCCGCCGAGTCACCCGGCAGACTCCGGAGGAGTGGCAGGAGCAGATCGAACGAGAAGCCCGGTCGGACGACGAGCGGCTGGCGTTGCGCTCGGCGCACCCGGTCTGGATCATCCGCGCTCTCCGGCGGGCTCTCGCGGCCGAGGACCGTGTCGACGAGCTGGAAGCACTGCTCGAGGCTGACAACGTCTCGCCCGAGGTGACTCTCGTGGCGCTGCCCGGTCTCGCCGAGCCGGGGGAGCCGCGACGGCCCTATGCCGCCACGGCGTACGGCTCGCCCGGCGGGGATCCCTATCGCATCGTCGCCGGATCAGGCGGCACGGTGCGAGTACAGGACGAAGGCTCCCAGCTCGTGGCGCTCGCTCTCGCGGCGGCAGCGCCGATCGGCGAGGGGGAGCGCTGGCTCGATCTCTGCGCGGGACCCGGTGGCAAGACCGCCCTGCTCGCGGCACTGGCTCACCCGCACGGCGTGATCGTCGAGGCGAACGAGGTCATCCCGACCAGGGCACGCCTGGTGCGCAATGCCCTGCGTGGCGTGCCGGGCGACGTGGTCGTGCACGAGGCGGACGGGCGCGAGTTCGCGGCTTCCCGACCAGGTGAGTTCGACCGCATCCTCGTCGACGCGCCGTGCACGGGACTCGGCGCGCTGCGTCGCCGTCCCGAGGCCCGGTGGCGGAAGAGCCCGGCCGACGTCGCCGAGCTCGTGCCCCTGCAGGTGGAGCTCCTGTCCGCGGCGGTCGAGGCTCTGGCCCCCGGCGGCATCGTCGCCTACGTCACGTGCTCGCCGCATCTGGCGGAGACCACGGGCGTGGTGCAGGACGTGCTCCGTTCACGCGAGGATCTGCGAGTCCTGGACGCGCGCGCCGTCGTCTCCGGGGTGGCGCTCGCGCCGATCGATCTGGCTGACGACGGCCGCTCCGAGCCCGGCACGGTGCAGCTCTGGCCGCACCGCCACGGCACTGACGCCATGTTCCTCGCGCTGTTGCAGCGCACACCACAGGGAGAGTAG
- the rpe gene encoding ribulose-phosphate 3-epimerase, which produces MDLPRAPRINPSILAADFVNLQADLARIATADFAHVDVMDNHFVPNLTFGPQMVERIQATSPIPLDVHLMITDPDRWAPEYAEIGAASVTFHLEAAADPVSLARRLRDIGARAGVAIKPGTPVEGLYSVLDEFDQILVMTVEPGFGGQGFMPETMPKLRALAEEARRRGSQVWLQVDGGISDATIEQAAAAGADTFVAGSAIYGADDIEAAVTRLRDRARAASLEG; this is translated from the coding sequence ATGGATCTGCCCCGCGCCCCCCGTATCAACCCCAGCATCCTCGCCGCCGACTTCGTCAACCTGCAGGCTGACCTCGCCCGCATCGCGACTGCCGACTTCGCGCATGTCGACGTCATGGACAACCACTTCGTGCCGAACCTCACCTTCGGTCCGCAGATGGTCGAGCGCATCCAGGCGACCAGCCCGATCCCGCTCGACGTGCACCTGATGATCACCGATCCGGATCGGTGGGCACCCGAGTACGCGGAGATCGGCGCGGCGAGCGTGACCTTCCACCTCGAGGCTGCCGCCGACCCGGTGTCTCTCGCGCGGCGTCTGCGTGACATCGGCGCCCGCGCCGGGGTCGCGATCAAGCCGGGCACGCCTGTCGAGGGGCTGTACAGCGTGCTGGACGAGTTCGATCAGATCCTGGTGATGACCGTGGAGCCGGGATTCGGCGGGCAGGGATTCATGCCCGAGACCATGCCGAAGCTGCGCGCCCTGGCAGAAGAGGCGCGGCGTCGTGGCTCCCAGGTCTGGCTGCAGGTGGACGGCGGCATCTCCGATGCCACGATCGAGCAGGCGGCCGCTGCCGGGGCCGACACGTTCGTCGCCGGATCCGCGATCTACGGTGCGGATGACATCGAGGCGGCCGTCACTCGGCTCAGGGACCGCGCGCGAGCCGCTAGCCTGGAGGGGTGA
- a CDS encoding phosphoribosyl-ATP diphosphatase — protein MKTFDELFAELSVKAETRPEGSGTVAELDGGVHTIGKKIVEEAAEVWMASEYESEEAAAEEISQLLYHLQVMMIAKGLTLQDVYRHL, from the coding sequence GTGAAGACTTTCGACGAGCTGTTCGCTGAGCTCAGCGTCAAGGCCGAGACCCGCCCAGAGGGATCCGGCACTGTCGCAGAGCTCGACGGCGGTGTGCACACGATCGGCAAGAAGATCGTCGAAGAGGCCGCCGAGGTCTGGATGGCATCCGAGTACGAGTCCGAAGAGGCGGCCGCTGAGGAGATCTCCCAGCTGCTGTACCACCTGCAGGTGATGATGATCGCGAAGGGTCTCACCCTGCAGGACGTCTACCGACATCTGTGA
- the hisG gene encoding ATP phosphoribosyltransferase gives MLRIAVPNKGSLSETAAEMLAEAGYAGRRDPKTLHVIDADNDVEFFFLRPKDIATYVGSGAIDVGITGRDLLLDARMPGAREIEALGFAGSTFRFAAPSGRYTDVSELDGLRIATSYPGLVDAFLDERGIAVDLVPLDGAVESAVRLGVADAVADVVETGTTLRQAGLDVFGPVILQSEAVLIAGPVDADGSETLLRRLRGVMVARRFVMIDYDLPLALLDDAVKIAGGVESPTVSPLRDPEWVAVRVMVARARVNPVMDALYALGARAILVTAIHNARL, from the coding sequence ATGCTGCGCATCGCCGTTCCCAACAAGGGCTCTCTCTCCGAGACCGCCGCTGAGATGCTCGCGGAGGCCGGCTACGCCGGTCGACGCGACCCCAAGACCCTGCACGTCATCGACGCCGACAACGACGTCGAGTTCTTCTTCCTGCGTCCCAAGGACATCGCCACCTACGTCGGATCCGGTGCGATCGATGTCGGCATCACGGGTCGCGACCTGCTGCTGGACGCGCGGATGCCGGGTGCCCGCGAGATCGAGGCGCTGGGCTTCGCCGGCTCCACGTTCCGGTTCGCCGCTCCCTCCGGCCGCTACACGGATGTGTCCGAGCTCGACGGGCTGCGCATCGCGACGTCGTACCCCGGCCTCGTCGACGCGTTCCTCGATGAGCGCGGCATCGCGGTCGACCTGGTGCCGCTCGACGGCGCGGTCGAGTCCGCCGTCCGTCTCGGCGTGGCGGATGCGGTCGCCGACGTGGTCGAGACCGGAACCACCCTGCGTCAGGCCGGACTCGACGTGTTCGGGCCCGTGATCCTCCAGTCCGAGGCTGTGCTCATCGCCGGTCCGGTCGATGCGGATGGTTCCGAGACGCTGCTGCGCCGTCTACGCGGCGTGATGGTGGCTCGCCGCTTCGTGATGATCGACTACGACCTTCCGCTCGCCCTGCTGGACGACGCCGTGAAGATCGCGGGCGGCGTCGAGTCGCCGACCGTCTCGCCGCTGCGCGACCCGGAGTGGGTGGCTGTGCGCGTCATGGTGGCGCGTGCGCGCGTGAACCCCGTCATGGACGCGCTGTACGCCCTCGGCGCCCGCGCCATCCTGGTCACGGCGATCCACAACGCGAGGCTCTGA
- the hisF gene encoding imidazole glycerol phosphate synthase subunit HisF, producing MTLASRVIPCLDVADGRVVKGVNFENLRDMGDPVELARHYAAQGADEITFLDVTATVDARATTFDVVQRTAEQVFVPLTVGGGVRTVDDVARLLSVGADKVGVNSAAIARPALIGEIADRFGAQVLVLSLDVKRADTTPSGFVVTTHGGRTQTTLDAVEWAREATERGAGELLVNSIDADGTRDGFDLELVRLMREAASVPVIASGGAGDVSHFAPAIKAGADAVLAASVFHTGALTVGDVKDALRAEGVVVR from the coding sequence ATGACTCTCGCCAGTCGTGTCATCCCGTGCCTCGACGTGGCCGACGGCCGCGTGGTCAAGGGCGTCAACTTCGAGAACCTCCGCGACATGGGCGACCCGGTCGAGCTCGCCAGGCACTACGCCGCGCAGGGTGCGGACGAGATCACCTTCCTCGACGTCACCGCCACGGTCGATGCGCGCGCCACGACCTTTGACGTGGTGCAGCGCACGGCCGAGCAGGTCTTCGTGCCGCTGACGGTCGGTGGGGGAGTGCGTACCGTCGACGATGTCGCGCGTCTGCTCTCCGTAGGCGCGGACAAGGTAGGCGTCAACTCCGCGGCGATCGCGCGGCCGGCACTGATCGGCGAGATCGCCGACCGGTTCGGCGCGCAGGTGCTCGTGCTGTCGCTCGACGTGAAGCGCGCGGACACGACTCCTTCCGGTTTCGTCGTCACGACCCACGGCGGACGTACGCAGACGACGCTGGACGCCGTGGAATGGGCACGCGAGGCCACGGAGCGCGGTGCCGGCGAGCTGCTCGTGAACTCGATCGACGCCGACGGCACCCGTGACGGCTTCGACCTGGAGCTGGTCCGGCTCATGCGCGAAGCCGCCTCGGTGCCGGTGATCGCTTCGGGCGGTGCCGGCGACGTCTCGCACTTCGCCCCGGCCATCAAGGCGGGCGCGGATGCCGTGCTCGCCGCCAGCGTGTTCCACACCGGCGCGCTCACGGTCGGAGATGTCAAGGATGCGTTGCGCGCAGAGGGAGTGGTCGTCCGATGA
- the hisI gene encoding phosphoribosyl-AMP cyclohydrolase, protein MSDVETRIAQVAWNSDGLAPVIVQQWDTLEVLMLAWVDAEALRRTLTTGRVTYWSRSRQEYWRKGDTSGNIQVVHDARLDCDGDAILLRVDQTGPACHTGTRTCFDTTDLEAVPGSSAV, encoded by the coding sequence ATGAGTGACGTCGAGACACGGATCGCACAGGTCGCGTGGAATTCCGACGGCCTGGCCCCGGTGATCGTGCAGCAGTGGGACACGCTCGAGGTGCTGATGCTGGCCTGGGTCGACGCGGAGGCGCTGCGGCGCACACTGACCACCGGCCGCGTCACCTACTGGTCGCGCTCCCGTCAGGAGTACTGGCGCAAGGGCGACACCTCCGGCAACATCCAGGTCGTGCACGACGCCCGACTCGATTGCGACGGCGACGCCATCCTGCTCCGCGTCGACCAGACCGGGCCCGCATGCCACACCGGAACGCGCACCTGCTTCGACACGACGGACCTCGAAGCGGTCCCCGGGAGCAGCGCCGTATGA
- a CDS encoding Trp biosynthesis-associated membrane protein: MNIVRRGRSLSVSGFLLAGAIGIISSTQTWVTVERADAGEAILVPGASALVLLAPLSLAVLALGAALSIAGRPVRLVFGVLAGVCAVFLGWSTLQLLISVPESAIGPTVTEVTGLAGSTALGDVVQSAVPTAWPVIALFGWVILLLASLLVLFTWRKWKVGGRRYRTATADGPAHDGPVDAIDSWDDLSRGTDPTR, encoded by the coding sequence ATGAACATCGTCCGACGTGGCCGTTCGCTTTCGGTCTCCGGATTCCTCCTCGCCGGTGCGATCGGGATCATCTCCTCCACGCAGACCTGGGTCACGGTGGAGCGTGCGGATGCCGGCGAAGCGATCCTCGTCCCTGGAGCGTCTGCGCTGGTGCTGCTCGCGCCCCTCAGCCTCGCGGTGCTCGCACTCGGTGCGGCGCTTTCGATCGCGGGACGCCCTGTGCGTCTCGTGTTCGGCGTGCTGGCAGGAGTCTGCGCGGTCTTCCTGGGCTGGTCCACGCTGCAGCTGCTGATCTCGGTACCGGAGTCGGCGATCGGCCCGACGGTGACCGAGGTGACGGGGCTTGCCGGCAGCACCGCACTGGGCGATGTCGTGCAGTCGGCCGTGCCGACGGCCTGGCCCGTCATCGCTCTGTTCGGCTGGGTGATCCTGCTCCTCGCATCGCTGCTGGTGCTGTTCACCTGGCGGAAGTGGAAGGTCGGCGGGCGGCGTTACCGCACCGCGACTGCTGACGGTCCGGCACATGACGGCCCCGTCGACGCGATCGATTCCTGGGACGACCTGTCCCGCGGAACCGATCCCACGCGTTGA
- a CDS encoding DUF6704 family protein, giving the protein MTNPIADPGHGHSPAAWTAVIIMLVGFTVGTLAFCLAEFSPVWVALIWVSAALIPIGALVGWVLARAGYGVKGPKYSPKAH; this is encoded by the coding sequence ATGACCAACCCGATCGCCGACCCCGGCCACGGACACTCGCCGGCGGCCTGGACCGCCGTGATCATCATGCTCGTCGGCTTCACGGTCGGCACGCTGGCGTTCTGCCTGGCGGAGTTCAGCCCCGTCTGGGTCGCCCTCATCTGGGTCTCTGCGGCTCTCATCCCCATCGGAGCGCTCGTGGGCTGGGTGCTCGCACGCGCCGGCTACGGCGTGAAGGGCCCCAAGTACTCTCCGAAGGCGCACTAG
- the trpC gene encoding indole-3-glycerol phosphate synthase TrpC, with product MVLADLTAGAVADAERRAQSRPLAQVESDALARPAAKDALSFLAPADRVKIIAEVKRASPSRGPLASIPDPALQASLYETGGASAISVLTEERRFGGSLADLEAVTARVSVPVLRKDFIATRYQVLEARSAGADLVLLIVAGLDRSVLEELFAFITELGMTPLVETHSADELEVAIDLGAPLIGVNARDLTTLELDRDLFGRLSDRIPDTAVKIAESAVLSPEDVTHYRSAGADVVLIGEALVTGDPVATLTRFLDAGSIALPGRKKTP from the coding sequence GTGGTCCTCGCCGACCTGACGGCCGGCGCAGTCGCTGACGCCGAACGTCGTGCGCAGTCGCGTCCGTTGGCGCAGGTCGAGAGCGATGCCCTCGCCCGTCCCGCCGCCAAGGATGCTCTGTCCTTCCTCGCTCCCGCGGATCGAGTGAAGATCATCGCCGAGGTGAAGCGCGCGAGCCCGTCACGTGGTCCGCTCGCGTCGATCCCCGACCCGGCGCTCCAGGCCTCGCTGTACGAGACCGGTGGCGCCTCGGCGATCAGCGTGCTCACCGAGGAGCGCCGCTTCGGTGGCAGCCTCGCCGATCTCGAGGCCGTCACGGCCCGGGTCTCGGTTCCGGTGCTGCGCAAGGACTTCATCGCAACCCGCTACCAGGTGCTCGAGGCGCGTTCCGCGGGTGCCGATCTCGTTCTGCTCATCGTCGCCGGGCTCGACCGTTCGGTGCTGGAGGAGCTGTTCGCGTTCATCACCGAGCTCGGCATGACGCCGCTCGTCGAGACCCACTCCGCAGACGAGCTGGAAGTCGCGATCGACCTCGGCGCGCCGCTGATCGGCGTGAACGCCCGCGACCTCACGACGCTCGAGCTGGATCGCGATCTCTTCGGTCGTCTCTCCGACCGCATCCCCGACACCGCGGTCAAGATCGCCGAGTCCGCGGTGCTGTCACCGGAAGACGTCACCCACTACCGTTCGGCCGGTGCCGACGTGGTCCTGATCGGTGAGGCTCTCGTCACGGGCGACCCTGTCGCCACGTTGACGCGTTTCCTCGACGCCGGATCCATCGCACTGCCCGGCAGGAAGAAGACACCGTGA
- the trpB gene encoding tryptophan synthase subunit beta has protein sequence MSLRDQHGPYFGDFGGRFMPESLIAAIDELTAAYTAAVADPEFRAELAHLLSSYAGRPSAITEVARFAEHAGGARVFLKREDLNHTGSHKINNVLGQALLTKRLGKTRVIAETGAGQHGVATATAAALFGLDCTIYMGEVDTERQALNVARMRLLGAEVVAVTSGSRTLKDAINDAYRDWVASVETTNYIFGTAAGPHPFPAMVRDFQKIIGEEAREQLLTEVGRLPDVVVACVGGGSNAIGMFDAFLDDEGVKLYGVEAAGDGVDTPKHAASIERGRPGVLHGSRTYVLQDEDGQTIESHSISAGLDYPGVGPEHSWLADIGRAEYIPATDDEAMQALRLLSRTEGIIPAIESAHALAGALRIGRELGPDAVIAVCLSGRGDKDMDTAARYFDLYDAAALAHDVTEESAEQDAASKGEPEL, from the coding sequence GTGAGCCTGCGCGACCAGCATGGTCCCTACTTCGGTGATTTCGGCGGACGTTTCATGCCGGAATCCCTCATCGCCGCGATCGATGAGCTCACGGCGGCGTACACCGCGGCCGTCGCCGATCCCGAGTTCCGCGCGGAGCTTGCTCATCTGCTGAGCTCCTACGCGGGGCGTCCCTCCGCGATCACCGAGGTCGCCCGGTTCGCCGAGCATGCCGGGGGAGCGCGCGTCTTCCTCAAGCGCGAGGACCTCAACCACACGGGCTCGCACAAGATCAACAACGTGCTCGGGCAGGCGCTGCTCACCAAGCGCCTCGGCAAGACCCGCGTGATCGCCGAGACCGGTGCCGGCCAGCACGGTGTGGCGACGGCCACCGCCGCCGCACTGTTCGGCCTCGACTGCACGATCTACATGGGTGAGGTCGACACCGAGCGCCAGGCGCTCAATGTCGCCCGGATGCGTCTGCTCGGTGCCGAGGTCGTGGCGGTGACGTCCGGATCGCGCACGCTCAAGGACGCGATCAACGACGCCTACCGCGACTGGGTGGCCTCGGTCGAGACGACCAACTACATCTTCGGCACCGCGGCGGGTCCGCATCCGTTCCCCGCGATGGTCCGCGACTTCCAGAAGATCATCGGTGAAGAGGCACGCGAACAGCTCCTCACCGAGGTCGGACGCCTTCCCGACGTCGTCGTCGCCTGCGTCGGCGGGGGTTCCAACGCCATCGGCATGTTCGACGCGTTCCTCGACGACGAGGGCGTGAAGCTCTACGGCGTCGAGGCGGCAGGGGACGGCGTCGACACGCCGAAGCACGCCGCATCGATCGAGCGCGGTCGCCCTGGCGTGCTGCACGGCTCCCGCACGTACGTCCTGCAGGACGAGGACGGGCAGACCATCGAGTCGCACTCCATCTCGGCAGGACTCGACTACCCCGGCGTCGGCCCGGAGCACTCATGGCTGGCCGACATCGGTCGCGCCGAGTACATCCCGGCGACGGACGACGAAGCCATGCAGGCGCTCCGTCTGCTCAGCAGGACCGAGGGGATCATCCCCGCCATCGAGTCCGCGCACGCACTGGCTGGCGCCCTGCGCATCGGTCGCGAGCTCGGGCCCGACGCCGTGATCGCGGTCTGTCTCTCGGGCCGTGGTGACAAGGACATGGACACGGCAGCCCGGTACTTCGACCTGTACGACGCGGCCGCACTCGCGCACGACGTGACCGAGGAGAGCGCCGAGCAGGACGCCGCCTCGAAAGGGGAGCCGGAGCTATGA